From one Streptomyces chromofuscus genomic stretch:
- a CDS encoding gluconeogenesis factor YvcK family protein codes for MTGRTLRLSRLRRVAPEGRGGRPAESRGGRPRRRGTQPKVVALGGGRGLSASLAALRRITGDLTAVVTVADDGGSSGRLRDELGVLPPGDLRKALAALCGDDDWGQTWARVIQHRFQSGGEMHGHAVGNLLIVALWEQLGDHVLALDLVGKLLGAHGRVLPMSAVPLELQALVKGHDRDRPDDIDTVRGQATVALTPGEVQSVQLVPSDPPAVPEAVEAVLDADWVVLGPGSWFSSVIPHLLVPQLLDALTQTKARRVLSLNLAPQPGETEGFSPQRHLEVLGRHAPKLALDVVLADEAAVPDRDSLTDAAKRFGAAVELAPVARRDGTPRHDPELLAAAYDRIFRMHGRIGPWR; via the coding sequence ATGACGGGACGTACGTTGCGGCTGAGCCGGCTGCGCAGAGTCGCACCCGAGGGGCGTGGCGGCCGGCCCGCCGAGTCCCGGGGCGGCCGGCCGCGCCGCCGGGGCACCCAGCCCAAGGTGGTCGCCCTCGGCGGCGGCAGAGGACTGTCCGCATCGCTCGCCGCGCTGCGCCGGATCACCGGTGACCTCACCGCCGTCGTCACCGTGGCCGACGACGGCGGCTCCAGCGGCCGGCTCCGCGACGAGCTGGGCGTGCTGCCGCCCGGCGACCTGCGCAAGGCGCTGGCCGCGCTGTGCGGCGACGACGACTGGGGCCAGACCTGGGCCCGGGTCATCCAGCACCGCTTCCAGTCCGGCGGCGAGATGCACGGACACGCGGTCGGCAACCTGCTGATCGTGGCCCTGTGGGAGCAGCTCGGCGACCACGTCCTCGCCCTCGACCTGGTCGGCAAGCTGCTCGGCGCGCACGGGCGCGTGCTGCCCATGTCCGCCGTGCCGCTGGAGCTCCAGGCACTGGTCAAGGGGCACGACCGGGACCGGCCCGACGACATCGACACCGTCCGCGGGCAGGCGACCGTCGCCCTCACCCCCGGCGAGGTGCAGTCGGTGCAGCTGGTGCCGAGCGATCCGCCCGCCGTGCCGGAGGCCGTCGAGGCGGTCCTGGACGCGGACTGGGTGGTCCTCGGCCCCGGCTCCTGGTTCTCCTCGGTCATCCCGCACCTGCTGGTGCCCCAGCTGCTGGACGCCCTCACGCAGACGAAGGCGCGCCGGGTACTCTCGCTGAACCTCGCGCCGCAGCCCGGAGAAACCGAGGGCTTCTCCCCGCAGCGTCATTTGGAGGTTTTGGGACGACACGCCCCTAAACTCGCCCTGGACGTGGTGCTGGCCGACGAGGCCGCCGTGCCCGACCGCGACTCACTGACCGACGCCGCCAAGCGTTTCGGGGCCGCGGTCGAGCTGGCGCCGGTGGCCCGGAGGGACGGAACTCCGCGGCACGACCCGGAGCTGCTGGCCGCCGCGTACGACCGTATTTTTCGGATGCATGGAAGGATCGGCCCATGGCGATGA
- the uvrC gene encoding excinuclease ABC subunit UvrC, protein MADPSSYRPRPGDIPDSPGVYRFRDEHRRVIYVGKAKSLRQRLANYFQDLAGLHPRTRSMVTTAASVEWTVVSTEVEALQLEYSWIKEYDPRFNVKYRDDKSYPYLAVTMNEQYPRVQVMRGHKKKGVRYFGPYAHAWAIRDTVDLLLRVFPVRTCSAGVFKNAARTGRPCLLGYIGKCSAPCVGRISDEDHKELAEEFCDFMTGRTGTYLRRLEQQMAEAAEELEYERAARLRDDIGALKKAMEKNAVVLADATDADLIAVAEDELEAAVQIFHVRGGRVRGQRGWVTDKVEEITTGALVEHALQQLYGEETGDAVPKEVLVPALPEPVEPVQEWLAVRRGSNVSLRIPQRGDKKALMETVQRNALQALALHKTKRASDLTTRSRALEEIAEALDLDSAPLRIECYDISHLQGDDVVASMVVFEDGLQRKSEYRRFQIKGFAGQDDVRSMHEVITRRFRRYLAEKERTGEWADGEPGLTNGAANSHTDGVGGPGDDADATAGTGIPSDDSHATSAAGATAADRAGGHAKGATAVTGTTDRTSGHANGTTADAGPSGLAPGGIGDLVGAPVASSLTEDDGRPKRFAYPPQLVVVDGGQPQVAAAQRALDELGIDDIAVCGLAKRLEEVWLPGEDDPVVLPRTSEGLYLLQRVRDEAHRFAITYQRSKRAKRIRSSPLDDVPGLGETRKQALIKHFGSVKRLRSATIDQICEVPGIGRKTAETIVVALARTAPAAPAVNTATGEIMEDVEDGEPGTTAGTPGEPVTTGAPDERRGQER, encoded by the coding sequence ATGGCCGATCCCTCCAGCTACCGCCCCAGGCCGGGAGACATCCCGGACTCCCCCGGGGTGTACCGGTTCCGCGACGAGCACCGCCGGGTGATCTACGTCGGAAAGGCGAAGAGCCTGCGCCAGCGCCTGGCCAACTACTTCCAGGACCTGGCCGGCCTGCACCCGCGCACGCGGAGCATGGTCACCACGGCCGCGTCCGTGGAGTGGACGGTGGTGTCCACGGAGGTCGAGGCCCTCCAGCTGGAGTACTCCTGGATCAAGGAGTACGACCCCCGGTTCAACGTCAAGTACCGCGACGACAAGAGCTACCCGTACCTCGCGGTGACGATGAACGAGCAGTACCCGCGCGTGCAGGTGATGCGCGGCCACAAGAAGAAGGGCGTGCGCTACTTCGGGCCGTACGCGCACGCGTGGGCGATTCGGGACACGGTCGACCTGCTGCTGCGCGTCTTCCCCGTGCGCACCTGCTCGGCCGGTGTCTTCAAGAACGCCGCCCGCACCGGCCGCCCCTGTCTGCTCGGCTACATCGGCAAGTGCTCCGCCCCCTGCGTCGGCCGTATCTCCGACGAGGACCACAAGGAGCTGGCGGAGGAGTTCTGCGACTTCATGACGGGCCGCACGGGGACGTACCTGCGCCGGCTGGAGCAGCAGATGGCGGAGGCGGCCGAAGAGCTGGAGTACGAGCGGGCGGCCCGGCTGCGCGACGACATCGGGGCCCTGAAGAAGGCCATGGAGAAGAACGCGGTCGTGCTGGCGGACGCGACCGACGCCGACCTGATCGCCGTCGCCGAGGACGAGCTGGAAGCGGCCGTGCAGATCTTCCACGTCCGTGGCGGACGCGTGCGCGGTCAGCGCGGCTGGGTCACCGACAAGGTGGAGGAGATCACCACCGGCGCCCTGGTGGAGCACGCCCTGCAGCAGCTCTACGGGGAGGAGACCGGCGACGCGGTGCCCAAGGAGGTCCTCGTCCCGGCGTTGCCCGAGCCGGTGGAGCCGGTGCAGGAATGGCTGGCCGTGCGCCGGGGCTCGAACGTCTCGCTGCGCATCCCCCAGCGCGGCGACAAGAAGGCCCTGATGGAGACGGTGCAGCGCAACGCGCTCCAGGCGCTCGCCCTGCACAAGACCAAGCGCGCCTCCGACCTGACCACCCGCTCGCGCGCGCTGGAGGAGATCGCCGAGGCCCTGGACCTGGACAGCGCCCCGCTGCGGATCGAGTGCTACGACATCTCGCATCTGCAGGGCGACGACGTGGTGGCGTCCATGGTCGTCTTCGAGGACGGGCTGCAGCGCAAGAGCGAGTACCGACGGTTCCAGATCAAGGGCTTTGCCGGACAGGACGACGTCCGCTCCATGCACGAGGTGATCACCCGCCGCTTCAGGCGCTACCTGGCCGAGAAGGAGCGGACGGGGGAGTGGGCCGACGGCGAGCCGGGCCTCACGAACGGCGCGGCGAACAGCCACACGGACGGCGTCGGCGGCCCGGGCGATGACGCGGACGCCACCGCCGGCACCGGCATCCCGAGCGACGACTCGCATGCCACCTCCGCGGCCGGCGCGACCGCCGCCGATCGCGCGGGCGGTCACGCGAAGGGCGCCACGGCAGTCACCGGCACCACCGATCGCACGAGCGGCCACGCGAACGGCACGACCGCCGACGCCGGCCCGAGCGGCCTCGCCCCCGGCGGCATCGGTGACCTCGTCGGCGCCCCCGTGGCGAGCAGCCTCACCGAGGACGACGGCCGCCCCAAGCGCTTCGCCTACCCTCCGCAGCTGGTCGTCGTCGACGGCGGTCAGCCGCAGGTCGCCGCCGCCCAGCGGGCCCTGGACGAGCTGGGCATCGACGACATCGCCGTGTGCGGCCTCGCCAAGCGCCTGGAGGAGGTCTGGCTGCCCGGCGAGGACGACCCGGTGGTCCTGCCCCGCACCAGCGAGGGCCTCTACCTGCTGCAACGCGTCCGGGACGAGGCGCACCGGTTCGCGATCACCTACCAGCGCAGCAAGCGCGCCAAGCGGATACGCTCCAGCCCCCTGGACGACGTCCCCGGGCTCGGCGAGACGCGCAAGCAGGCGCTGATCAAGCACTTCGGTTCGGTGAAGAGACTGCGGTCCGCGACCATCGACCAGATCTGTGAGGTCCCGGGCATAGGTCGCAAGACGGCCGAGACGATCGTCGTGGCGCTCGCCCGGACGGCCCCGGCCGCACCCGCCGTCAACACGGCGACTGGAGAGATCATGGAAGACGTGGAGGACGGGGAACCCGGGACGACGGCGGGTACCCCAGGGGAGCCCGTGACCACGGGCGCCCCGGACGAGCGACGGGGGCAGGAGAGATGA
- a CDS encoding LacI family DNA-binding transcriptional regulator: protein MATMVDVARSAGVSVATVSHVLNGTRPVRPQTRQAVLDAIDQLGYTPNTLARSLVTSRTRSIGLAVSAISNPYFTEILQGVEATALEEGYSLLIADPHEDPQHERTVVQLLHERRVDGLIVAPSPHPRELLSYLHRHEVPTVLLDRVADAPASGVPRFDQVCAESTEPVASLVTHLAERGHRRIALVAGRCGLSTTAERITGYRRGLAAAGLTHDERLVVHGDSESAGGEQATAALLSLATPPTALVTANNAMTIGALRALRERGLSVPGDIALCCFDDFAWADLFSPRLTAIAQPSKDLGARAVRILLERLAAPDRPARTVRLPCTFVHRSSCGCPEKGPDS from the coding sequence ATGGCGACGATGGTGGACGTGGCGCGGAGCGCCGGGGTCTCCGTGGCGACCGTCTCCCACGTGCTGAACGGCACCCGCCCGGTGCGCCCGCAGACCCGCCAGGCCGTCCTGGACGCCATCGACCAGCTCGGCTACACCCCGAACACCCTTGCCCGTTCCCTGGTGACCTCCCGCACCCGTTCGATCGGCCTGGCCGTGTCGGCCATCAGCAATCCCTACTTCACCGAGATCCTCCAGGGCGTCGAGGCGACCGCCCTTGAAGAGGGTTACAGCCTGCTCATCGCCGACCCGCACGAGGACCCGCAGCACGAGCGCACGGTCGTCCAGTTGCTGCACGAGCGACGCGTGGACGGCCTGATCGTCGCGCCGTCGCCGCATCCCCGCGAACTGCTCTCCTACCTGCACCGCCACGAGGTGCCGACCGTGCTCCTGGACCGCGTGGCCGATGCTCCGGCGAGCGGCGTCCCGCGGTTCGACCAGGTCTGCGCGGAGAGCACGGAACCGGTGGCGAGCCTGGTCACCCACCTCGCCGAGCGCGGCCACCGCCGTATCGCGCTGGTCGCCGGCCGCTGCGGGCTGAGCACGACCGCCGAGCGGATCACCGGCTACCGGCGCGGTCTGGCCGCCGCCGGGCTCACCCACGACGAGCGGCTCGTCGTGCACGGCGACTCCGAGTCGGCCGGCGGCGAGCAGGCGACCGCCGCGCTGCTCTCCCTCGCCACGCCGCCCACGGCTCTCGTCACCGCGAACAACGCCATGACCATCGGCGCCCTGCGCGCCCTGCGCGAGCGCGGCCTGTCCGTGCCCGGTGACATCGCGCTGTGCTGCTTCGACGACTTCGCCTGGGCGGACCTGTTCTCCCCCCGGCTCACCGCGATCGCCCAGCCCAGCAAGGACCTCGGCGCGCGGGCCGTGCGGATCCTCCTGGAGCGTCTCGCCGCTCCGGACCGGCCCGCCCGGACCGTGCGGCTCCCCTGCACCTTCGTCCACCGCAGCTCCTGCGGCTGCCCCGAGAAAGGACCCGACTCGTGA
- the rapZ gene encoding RNase adapter RapZ has protein sequence MTEHEEQQSTAQRDQQPQETHKVTGEDPTRQDAPQDDGAQVGTGIEAGGVPEAAIPELVIISGMSGAGRSTAAKCLEDLGWFVVDNLPPALIPTMVELGARSQGNVARIAVVVDVRGRRFFDNLRESLADLDSRGVTRRIVFLESSDEALVRRFESVRRPHPLQGDGRIVDGIAAERELLRELRGDADLVIDTSSLNVHELRAKMDAQFAGEEEPELRATVMSFGYKYGLPVDADLVVDCRFLPNPHWVPELRPFTGLNEEVSGYVFNQPGAKEFLDRYAELLQLIAAGYRREGKRYVTIAVGCTGGKHRSVAMSEKLAARLAAEGVETVVVHRDMGRE, from the coding sequence ATGACCGAGCACGAAGAGCAGCAGTCCACAGCGCAGCGAGATCAGCAACCCCAGGAAACTCACAAGGTGACCGGCGAGGATCCGACGCGGCAGGACGCCCCTCAGGACGACGGAGCACAGGTGGGTACGGGTATCGAAGCAGGCGGGGTCCCCGAAGCGGCCATCCCCGAACTGGTGATCATCTCGGGCATGTCCGGCGCCGGACGCTCGACGGCCGCGAAGTGTCTGGAGGACCTCGGCTGGTTCGTGGTCGACAACCTCCCGCCCGCGCTGATCCCCACCATGGTGGAGCTCGGTGCCCGCTCGCAGGGCAACGTGGCGCGGATCGCGGTCGTCGTCGACGTGCGCGGCCGCCGTTTCTTCGACAACCTGCGCGAGTCCCTCGCCGACCTGGACTCGCGGGGCGTCACCCGGCGGATCGTCTTCCTGGAGTCCTCCGACGAGGCCCTGGTGCGCCGCTTCGAGTCGGTGCGCCGCCCGCACCCCCTCCAGGGCGACGGCCGGATCGTCGACGGCATCGCCGCCGAGCGTGAGCTGCTGCGCGAGCTGCGCGGCGACGCCGACCTGGTGATCGACACCTCCAGCCTCAACGTGCACGAGCTGCGCGCCAAGATGGACGCCCAGTTCGCGGGCGAGGAGGAACCGGAGCTGCGGGCCACCGTCATGTCCTTCGGCTACAAGTACGGCCTGCCGGTCGACGCCGACCTCGTCGTCGACTGCCGCTTCCTGCCCAACCCGCACTGGGTCCCGGAGCTGCGCCCGTTCACCGGCCTCAACGAGGAGGTGTCGGGTTACGTCTTCAACCAGCCCGGCGCGAAGGAGTTCCTCGACCGCTACGCCGAGCTGCTCCAGCTCATCGCGGCCGGCTACCGGCGTGAGGGCAAGCGGTACGTGACCATCGCGGTCGGCTGCACCGGCGGCAAGCACCGCTCGGTCGCGATGTCGGAGAAGCTCGCCGCGCGGCTGGCGGCCGAGGGCGTGGAGACGGTGGTCGTGCACCGGGACATGGGACGCGAATGA
- a CDS encoding carbohydrate kinase family protein — protein sequence MIVVAGEALIDLVPQGTGALAGLRPALGGGPYNTAVALGRLGSPTAFCSRTSRDAFGEALLDGLRKAGVDVSAVQRGPEPTTLAVATLDGNGSAAYSFYVEGTADRLFTAPDRFPAAARAVSFGTCSLVLEPGASAYERLMRGVAAQGVFTALDPNIRAGLIPDADAYRARFLGWLPSVTLLKLSEEDARWLGGTPREWLAEGPSAVVITRGGEGLTVFTRDGGEHSVPGERVAVVDTIGAGDTVNAALLHGLSSWDALSPEALAGLDGDAWTRLLRFAARAAAITCSRAGAEPPYASELGEL from the coding sequence GTGATCGTCGTCGCCGGTGAGGCCTTGATCGACCTGGTACCGCAGGGCACGGGCGCCCTCGCCGGACTCCGGCCGGCCCTCGGCGGCGGCCCGTACAACACCGCCGTGGCCCTCGGCCGGCTCGGCTCGCCGACGGCCTTCTGCTCGCGCACCTCGCGCGACGCTTTCGGCGAGGCCCTGCTCGACGGGTTGCGCAAGGCGGGCGTGGACGTCTCGGCCGTGCAGCGCGGCCCCGAGCCCACCACGCTGGCGGTCGCGACGCTCGACGGGAACGGCTCGGCCGCCTACTCCTTCTACGTCGAGGGCACCGCCGACCGGCTGTTCACGGCCCCCGACCGCTTTCCGGCCGCCGCACGCGCGGTGTCCTTCGGCACCTGTTCGCTGGTCCTGGAGCCGGGGGCGAGCGCCTACGAGCGCCTGATGCGCGGCGTGGCGGCGCAGGGCGTGTTCACCGCGCTCGACCCCAACATCAGGGCCGGACTGATCCCGGACGCGGACGCCTACCGGGCGCGGTTCCTCGGCTGGCTGCCCTCGGTGACGCTGCTGAAGCTGTCCGAGGAGGACGCGCGGTGGCTGGGCGGCACGCCACGCGAGTGGCTGGCCGAGGGGCCCTCGGCGGTGGTGATCACGCGGGGCGGCGAGGGGCTGACGGTGTTCACCCGGGACGGCGGGGAACATTCCGTACCGGGTGAGCGGGTCGCCGTCGTGGACACGATCGGCGCCGGCGACACGGTCAACGCGGCCCTGCTGCACGGCCTGTCCAGTTGGGACGCCCTGTCCCCCGAGGCACTCGCCGGCCTTGACGGCGACGCCTGGACGCGTCTGCTGCGGTTCGCGGCGCGTGCCGCGGCGATCACCTGCTCACGGGCGGGCGCGGAGCCGCCGTACGCGTCGGAGCTGGGTGAGCTGTAG
- the whiA gene encoding DNA-binding protein WhiA, with protein MAMTAAVKDEISRLPVTRTCCRKAEVSAILRFAGGLHLVSGRIVIEAELDTAMAARRLKRDILEIFGHSSELIVMAPGGLRRGSRYVVRVVAGGDQLARQTGLVDGRGRPIRGLPPQVVSGATCDAEAAWRGAFLAHGSLTEPGRSSSLEVTCPGPEAALALVGAARRLSIAAKAREVRGVDRVVVRDGDAIGALLTRLGAHESVLAWEERRMRREVRATANRLANFDDANLRRSARAAVAAGARVARALEILGDDVPEHLAAAGRLRMEHKQASLEELGALADPPLTKDAVAGRIRRLLAMADKRAADLGIPSTEANLSEELADNLAG; from the coding sequence ATGGCGATGACGGCAGCGGTGAAGGACGAGATCTCCCGGCTCCCCGTCACCCGGACCTGCTGCAGGAAGGCGGAGGTCTCCGCCATTCTGCGGTTCGCCGGCGGCCTCCACCTGGTCAGCGGGCGCATCGTGATCGAGGCGGAGCTGGACACCGCGATGGCGGCGCGGCGGCTCAAGCGGGACATCCTGGAGATCTTCGGGCACAGCTCGGAACTGATCGTGATGGCCCCGGGCGGACTGCGGCGCGGTTCGCGCTACGTCGTCCGGGTCGTCGCCGGCGGCGACCAGTTGGCCCGCCAGACCGGCCTGGTCGACGGCCGGGGCCGGCCGATCCGGGGGCTGCCCCCGCAGGTGGTCTCGGGGGCCACCTGTGACGCCGAGGCGGCCTGGCGCGGGGCCTTCCTCGCGCACGGTTCGCTCACCGAACCCGGCCGCAGCTCCTCCCTCGAGGTGACCTGCCCGGGCCCCGAGGCCGCGCTCGCCCTGGTCGGCGCCGCCCGCCGCCTGTCGATCGCCGCCAAGGCCCGCGAGGTGCGGGGCGTGGACCGGGTCGTCGTCCGCGACGGCGACGCGATCGGCGCGCTGCTCACCCGTCTCGGCGCCCATGAGTCGGTGCTGGCCTGGGAGGAGCGGCGGATGCGCCGCGAGGTGCGCGCCACCGCCAACCGGCTCGCCAACTTCGACGACGCCAACCTGCGCCGGTCCGCGCGTGCGGCGGTCGCCGCCGGCGCCCGGGTCGCCCGCGCGCTGGAGATCCTCGGTGACGACGTCCCCGAGCACCTCGCCGCGGCCGGCCGCCTGCGCATGGAGCACAAGCAGGCCTCGCTGGAGGAGCTGGGCGCGCTGGCCGACCCGCCGTTGACCAAGGACGCCGTCGCGGGCCGTATCCGCCGGCTGCTGGCGATGGCCGACAAGCGTGCGGCGGACCTGGGGATCCCCAGCACGGAAGCCAACCTCAGCGAGGAACTGGCGGACAATCTCGCCGGCTGA
- a CDS encoding M14 family metallopeptidase, whose amino-acid sequence MRRRARSILAAGALLLGGLTLAPLAQADERASDPDTEEVKVFRADVTRQQVPLLLATGQDSHELGEQIPDKGTATVEVYLTDKQAEKLQKQGVDLKEHTLSAKARARVAAAGDGVFRPYSGEGNLKEEILRTGQEHPSLTKVVSIGKSLQGQDILALKLTKNAKKTEDGSKPSVLYLSNQHAREWITPEMTRRLMHHYLDNYATDKRIKKIVDTTELWFVLSANPDGYDWTHHPDGDRQWRKNMRDINGDGAHTIGDGVDLNRNFAYKWGYDDEGSSPYPTSQTYRGAGPNSEPETKALDAFERRIGFEYGINYHSAAELLLYGVGWQVATPTPDDVLYESLAGTPENSAIPGYHPQLSSELYTTNGEADGHAANIHGTAMFTPEMSTCQSASNVDPNDAWNPADCESIFTFPDDEKLIQQEFVKNIPFALSVAESAARPDQPRSSVGVDAPDFTPEQFSTSYSRGADQEVSVVVRKSVRDKELKYRVNGGRTHDMRLRPWQGGETYGGEDNLHFDEYRAKVADGAPGDEVEVWFTGESRSGKRTESEHFTYTVAERPRADVLVVAEEGAPATHAQTYVDALRANGERALVWDVATQGAPHALGVLKHFDTVVHYTGAVRPGVATQLELRAHLNEGGKLIEAGETAGGSVDLGGGTLSNDFSQYYLGAHTRTSLPGVTGFTGTGALAGATAPLGDAPGNPLNTAGSFGVTSDTLPVERFPQFESAGAGQYPGTVNPYGPYEGASMAAVTHSDYAWNRLTRTIDLTSVGAADAPTLRTRILWDTETGYDHAVLEAHTAGADDWTTLPEKGGATGTAVPTECEAGYFIQAHPALKRYLTLGDSGCTPSGTSGAWNSFTGASDGWQQVEFDLSAYAGKTVEVSLSYITDPGSGGHGVLADNATVVIGGTAGPTDTFETSLGAWTTPGPPAGSPAVVKDWGLSGELFKTYGAVATDDTVLLGFGLEHVTAAADRKELIGAALTALDD is encoded by the coding sequence ATGAGACGAAGAGCGAGATCGATCCTCGCCGCCGGCGCGCTCCTGCTGGGCGGCCTCACCCTGGCACCCTTGGCCCAGGCCGACGAGAGGGCGTCCGACCCCGACACCGAAGAGGTCAAGGTCTTCCGCGCCGACGTCACCCGGCAGCAGGTTCCCCTGCTGCTCGCCACCGGACAGGACAGTCACGAACTCGGTGAACAGATCCCCGACAAGGGCACCGCCACCGTCGAGGTCTACCTCACCGACAAGCAGGCGGAGAAACTCCAGAAGCAGGGCGTCGACCTCAAGGAGCACACGCTCTCGGCGAAGGCACGCGCGCGCGTGGCCGCCGCCGGCGACGGCGTCTTCCGGCCGTACAGCGGCGAGGGCAACCTCAAGGAGGAGATCCTGAGGACCGGTCAGGAGCACCCGTCCCTGACCAAGGTCGTCTCCATCGGCAAGTCCCTCCAGGGCCAGGACATCCTCGCCCTCAAGCTCACCAAGAACGCCAAGAAGACCGAGGACGGGTCCAAGCCCTCCGTCCTCTATCTCTCCAACCAGCACGCGCGCGAGTGGATCACCCCGGAGATGACCCGGCGGCTGATGCACCACTACCTGGACAACTACGCCACCGACAAGCGCATCAAGAAGATCGTCGACACCACCGAGCTGTGGTTCGTGCTGTCGGCCAACCCGGACGGCTACGACTGGACGCACCACCCCGACGGCGACCGCCAGTGGCGCAAGAACATGCGCGACATCAACGGCGACGGCGCCCACACCATCGGCGACGGCGTCGACCTCAACCGCAACTTCGCCTACAAGTGGGGCTACGACGACGAGGGTTCCTCCCCGTACCCCACCAGCCAGACCTACCGCGGCGCCGGTCCGAACTCCGAGCCCGAGACCAAGGCGCTGGACGCCTTCGAACGACGGATCGGCTTCGAGTACGGCATCAACTACCACTCCGCCGCCGAGCTGCTCCTCTACGGCGTCGGCTGGCAGGTCGCCACGCCGACCCCGGACGACGTCCTGTACGAGTCCCTCGCCGGGACGCCGGAGAACTCCGCGATCCCCGGCTACCACCCGCAGCTGTCCTCCGAGCTCTACACGACGAACGGCGAGGCGGACGGCCACGCGGCGAACATCCACGGCACGGCGATGTTCACCCCGGAGATGTCCACCTGCCAGTCCGCCTCGAACGTCGACCCGAACGACGCCTGGAACCCGGCCGACTGCGAGTCGATCTTCACCTTCCCGGACGACGAGAAGCTGATCCAGCAGGAGTTCGTGAAGAACATCCCGTTCGCGCTGTCCGTCGCGGAGTCCGCCGCCCGGCCCGACCAGCCCAGGTCGTCGGTCGGCGTCGACGCCCCCGACTTCACCCCGGAGCAGTTCTCGACGTCGTACTCGCGCGGCGCCGACCAGGAGGTCTCCGTCGTCGTCCGCAAGTCCGTGCGCGACAAGGAGCTGAAGTACCGCGTCAACGGCGGCCGGACCCACGACATGCGGCTGCGGCCCTGGCAGGGCGGCGAGACGTACGGCGGTGAGGACAACCTCCACTTCGACGAGTACCGGGCGAAGGTCGCCGACGGCGCCCCGGGGGACGAGGTCGAGGTCTGGTTCACCGGCGAGAGCAGGTCCGGGAAGCGCACCGAGAGCGAGCACTTCACCTACACGGTCGCCGAACGGCCGCGCGCCGACGTGCTCGTCGTCGCCGAGGAGGGCGCACCCGCGACCCACGCGCAGACCTACGTCGACGCGCTGAGGGCCAACGGCGAGCGCGCTCTCGTCTGGGACGTGGCCACGCAGGGCGCGCCGCACGCGCTCGGCGTGCTGAAGCACTTCGACACCGTCGTCCACTACACCGGCGCCGTCCGCCCGGGTGTCGCCACCCAGCTGGAACTGCGCGCCCACCTCAACGAGGGCGGCAAGCTGATCGAGGCGGGCGAGACGGCCGGCGGCTCGGTCGACCTCGGCGGGGGCACCCTGTCGAACGACTTCAGCCAGTACTACCTGGGCGCCCACACCCGTACGTCCCTGCCGGGCGTCACCGGCTTCACCGGCACCGGGGCCCTGGCCGGCGCCACGGCCCCGCTCGGCGACGCGCCCGGCAACCCGCTGAACACCGCCGGTTCGTTCGGCGTCACCTCCGACACCCTGCCCGTGGAGAGGTTCCCGCAGTTCGAGAGCGCGGGCGCGGGCCAGTACCCGGGGACCGTCAACCCGTACGGCCCGTACGAGGGCGCGTCCATGGCCGCCGTCACCCACTCCGACTACGCCTGGAACCGGCTGACCCGCACCATCGACCTCACCTCGGTCGGCGCGGCCGACGCCCCGACCCTGCGCACCCGGATCCTGTGGGACACCGAGACGGGCTACGACCACGCCGTGCTGGAGGCGCACACGGCGGGCGCCGACGACTGGACCACGCTCCCGGAGAAGGGCGGCGCCACCGGCACCGCCGTGCCCACCGAGTGCGAGGCGGGCTACTTCATCCAGGCGCACCCGGCGCTCAAGCGGTACCTGACCCTCGGCGACAGCGGCTGCACGCCCAGCGGGACCAGCGGCGCCTGGAACAGCTTCACCGGTGCCTCCGACGGCTGGCAGCAGGTCGAGTTCGACCTCTCGGCGTACGCCGGGAAGACGGTCGAGGTCTCGCTCAGCTACATCACCGACCCCGGCTCCGGCGGCCACGGCGTCCTCGCCGACAACGCCACCGTCGTCATCGGCGGTACGGCGGGCCCGACCGACACCTTCGAGACCTCGCTCGGCGCCTGGACGACCCCGGGGCCGCCCGCGGGCAGCCCGGCGGTGGTCAAGGACTGGGGTCTGTCCGGTGAGCTGTTCAAGACCTACGGAGCGGTCGCCACGGACGACACGGTGCTGCTCGGATTCGGTCTGGAACACGTCACCGCGGCGGCCGACCGGAAGGAGTTGATCGGCGCGGCGCTCACCGCGCTCGACGACTGA